The genomic window CTTACAGATTCCCAGCCCAAGGTCCCATGCCAAGCCATCTTGTCCCGGCTGCATTCGCATCTGAATACCGACAATAGAAATcggagggggggaggggaatGTTATATTTTGCCAaccatgtactccgtacaatgctGATTTCCGTCCCGTCATCTTGCATCTATGCACTCGGGTGGGCACTTTTCCTTTGCACGCCCTGTTACAACTACCATTCTCGAAGTCGCACGTCGTCTTCGCTTCTGCGGAATCACGCGAGTCCGAATTGAagcctccgccgccgaggtATGACGAGGACCATGATCTGCATTCCCTCCAAGCGCACCTGTTCCAAGGGAGCTGGACAGAGGCTTGGCCGCCTCCGTATCCTGATCATCGGCACAAGACTCTGCCCATGCCTCGCGAATCGACAACCCTAGAGCCAGGGCCACCTCTCGCGCAACGCTGTTGCCCACAATCTTGTATTGTTCTGCAGGGGTGCCCAGGATGACTTCACCATCCAGGAAGCCCTGGGCGCGACGGGCCTCCATGACGGAGAGGCCTCGATTCTCATCCCAGTGCAACTGGCGACCATGCTTGCGGTCGTTGGGGACCTGCACTGTTGTAATGGCCCCAATAAGTTGATTGGGGTATAGCCGTCCATATGCGGAAGACTGCCGGTCCAGTTTATGAGGTTCAGTATTAGGCCTTGATGTCTTCCTGTTAATTGTTACAAACACTCCTCTCTCCGCTGGCGTGAGGATCCCGCGAGACGCGCTGCGTAAATTCATTCCCCACGGCCGGTTTGGGATCAGCGATATTCGCGCCTTCAAGCCCTTGGTGAGCCCACGAGCCAAGCGGTGGTCAGGGAAGGGGATGCAGGTATCTGTCTGACCATTGTATATCTTGGGAAGGCCAGACGAAACCTGCCTAGCTACAGAATACGAGAATGGAGTTGCTCGTAGAAAGTCACGCTCTGCCAACACGTGGCGGCGCGTGGGAAGTTTGCCAAGGCTTGTATACCTGGTCTCCGACGGGTGCGAGTGAGTTTGCTGAGGCTTACCAGGCAACTTACAGTTTGGTGCCGCGAAGCTTATGAAGACGCGTGAACGTCTCTGCGCCGATCCGCACGACGAGGCGTCGAGGTAAAACACCTGGGCTTGGTATCCTATACCAACAATTGCGCACATAAACTGGCCAAGGACATCTTGTTCTCTGTTTGCTTTACTTGGGAGAATGCCAGGCACGTTTTCCAGAAGTCCGTACTTGGGCCGATAGAGGTCAACGCATGAGGCGAAGGCTGCCACGAGAGACTGGTTTTTGCGCTGTTCGTCTGTCGTCCTGTCGTTTGTGAGAGTAGAGAAGCCGGGACATGGACTGCCTCCGGAGATGAAGTCGACGCTGCCTATGGTAGGCACCGACTTGGAAAAGTTGCCGCTAAATGCCTCCCTTTGAAAGTCGTCGATGGACCCGAGGAACGGGCTCATGAGGTTGGGATGGCTGCAGTTGGCCATGTAGGTGTGAATTGCCCGGGCATTACAGTCGTTGGCCCAGCTCATGCGAACGGCGCCCCCTTCTTCGAGGCCCCTGCCAAAGTttccgccgccgcagaagaGGTCCAATCCTCGAAGCTCGGAGATGACAACAGCGGGATCAAATCCCTGGCGTAGTGACGACGGGACGCTGCGTAACGGAACGCACAACCCGGCGGGCGATACTCGATGCGTGATGTAAAAGTAGCCGCCGACTCCGGCTCGATTATATGGCGCTGGGATATTTTCATCGTGGGCAAAGAACCGGACATGGCATTTTCCGACGATACCGCTCGGGTCGCATTCGATCGACTCATTGCTATACACTAGTTCATTACGGGCAGAAGTAACAGCCATGCTGTCCACATTGCTTCGCCGAAGCAGTTTTCGGAAGCAGAGGCGAGTTCCCGCGCCCCGTGTGTTTACACTGATGAGTTCACATGCTTCGGAAGTCGAGCTGGCCACATTCACATGGATAAGAAACGTGTCTCCTGGCCGGTATTTGCCAGAGGTAGAATCCTGAAGCCGAGGATTCAAGTGTGAGCACATTAGATCCGAGTCATCCAGAGCTATccatttcttctccttgctGAGATATCTTTGTCGACAAAAGAATTCCGACGTTGTTGTCGAGTCTCCTCTAAACTGAACACTATGCACGCGCAGGGCCTCACAGTCCTGGATCTTGTTTTCCTCTGCACACGAACAGTGATCAGAGAGGAACAGCTCATTTCTCCACGGGTATTTCATTAGGCCACAAAGAGTGTCAGAAGGGCGGTAGTACCACAGCACTTCAAAGTATCTGCCACCGTCGCTGCGTTCACAAACCTTCTGGACTAGGGCAAACCGCCGGTCGACGCCCGCGAAGTCATTGGAGAGCTCACGTCTCCGCATGGACCTCGATACCTCACCGTCTCTTCTCGTGGATATTGTGTCGCCGGGTTTGATGGCACGGGTGATATCAGAGATATCTCCCCCTGTCTCGTTAACAAACGAACTGGTAGCTGGGCCGTGTGATGTGCAGGCCAGCTCAAGCCCATGCTTCAAGCTAGCACGCTCTCTCAACTCCGATGCCCTCCTGCTTAATGGGAAGTTGTGCAGTCGGTTTCCAAACGGCAAGTCAGAAAATCGGTGATAGACGTAGTCGGTGACGATGGTCGGCTCCTGTGCAGTTCCTGTCGAGAGGTCCGGGTACTTGGTGAAATCCCATATCTCCGCCCAGATGTCATGATAGCCGTACTCTCTGTCTGTAATTATTCCCCTGTATTCCTtgtaaagaaaagaaatgtTTGCATTTACGGAAGTGCGAAAGTCGCTCGATGCATGCTGTGCCAGCCAGTCCATCAAGTCAGGAGCATCCCCATGGACTACAAGAAGCCAGTCTCCAAACGCGCTCTGGAAGTGCCGTATCGTCACTCTTGTCCCCTTTTCTTCCATAAAGACTAGAAAGTCGACGAAATGCTTGGCAAGGTTGGCGACCCATAGGAATGCCTTGAAGAAGCGGCGATACTCCCTTGCAGGCAGGCAGAGTTTATAGAAGATGTCACTCTGGTCGCAATACGTAGACTGTAGCCAGATCTGATTGCCCACATTATGATACTGCAGGCCGTATTGT from Metarhizium brunneum chromosome 2, complete sequence includes these protein-coding regions:
- the MET2 gene encoding DNA (cytosine-5)-methyltransferase 2 → MRSELEASETERDTTVLKETLDTEDVWACENDSASCQDDSSQWSETLRASSSSPSVLSEESSNLAVEIPDFQLSSPRSCYEPFHPPAPPKSEEDALECFGPSVQRQSSPSSGHFELQLDEFAVYLDTENYPCEMRCLHHLYARPGYSNFFFDGILSNNGQGKTFMKRVPISAVPVGQYGLQYHNVGNQIWLQSTYCDQSDIFYKLCLPAREYRRFFKAFLWVANLAKHFVDFLVFMEEKGTRVTIRHFQSAFGDWLLVVHGDAPDLMDWLAQHASSDFRTSVNANISFLYKEYRGIITDREYGYHDIWAEIWDFTKYPDLSTGTAQEPTIVTDYVYHRFSDLPFGNRLHNFPLSRRASELRERASLKHGLELACTSHGPATSSFVNETGGDISDITRAIKPGDTISTRRDGEVSRSMRRRELSNDFAGVDRRFALVQKVCERSDGGRYFEVLWYYRPSDTLCGLMKYPWRNELFLSDHCSCAEENKIQDCEALRVHSVQFRGDSTTTSEFFCRQRYLSKEKKWIALDDSDLMCSHLNPRLQDSTSGKYRPGDTFLIHVNVASSTSEACELISVNTRGAGTRLCFRKLLRRSNVDSMAVTSARNELVYSNESIECDPSGIVGKCHVRFFAHDENIPAPYNRAGVGGYFYITHRVSPAGLCVPLRSVPSSLRQGFDPAVVISELRGLDLFCGGGNFGRGLEEGGAVRMSWANDCNARAIHTYMANCSHPNLMSPFLGSIDDFQREAFSGNFSKSVPTIGSVDFISGGSPCPGFSTLTNDRTTDEQRKNQSLVAAFASCVDLYRPKYGLLENVPGILPSKANREQDVLGQFMCAIVGIGYQAQVFYLDASSCGSAQRRSRVFISFAAPNCKLPGKPQQTHSHPSETRYTSLGKLPTRRHVLAERDFLRATPFSYSVARQVSSGLPKIYNGQTDTCIPFPDHRLARGLTKGLKARISLIPNRPWGMNLRSASRGILTPAERGVFVTINRKTSRPNTEPHKLDRQSSAYGRLYPNQLIGAITTVQVPNDRKHGRQLHWDENRGLSVMEARRAQGFLDGEVILGTPAEQYKIVGNSVAREVALALGLSIREAWAESCADDQDTEAAKPLSSSLGTGALGGNADHGPRHTSAAEASIRTRVIPQKRRRRATSRMVVVTGRAKEKCPPECIDAR